The Pseudodesulfovibrio cashew genomic sequence GTTGCAGGACGGTTCCCTGACCGCCAGCCAGTGCGAAGCCGTGCTGGAGCAGGTCCGAGAGGGACGCTACTCGGAGAAGACCCGTGACGAAGCCTCTGCCTACGTGGAAAAGGCCAAGGCGTGTCTGGACGGATTCCCTCCGGGCGAGGAACTGACCGTCCTCAAGCAGGCCGCGGATTTCGTACTGACCAGAACCAAGTAATTTCAGGCCGGGCCCGCTGGGGCCCGGCCTTTCGCATTTGATATAGAGAGGAGAAACCGACATGCTGTGCCGTGTTATCGTGGGTTTGAAGGAAAACGTTCGTGACGTCGTGGGCGAAAAGGTCGCCCGCAAGATCAAGAGCGAGCTGGGCATGGACGTGCGCGGCGTGCGCATCGTCAACGTCTTCACCCTGGAAGGGCTGGAACAGGAGCAGGTGGACCTCGCCCTCGAGCGGGCGGCCCTGCACGATCCCGTGCTGCACGAGGCCTCTCTCGCCCCCCTGGCCCGCGACTTCGACTGGATTCTCGAGGTCGGCTTCCGCCCCGGCGTGACCGACAACGAAGGCCGGACCGCCAAGGAAACCCTGGGCGTGGTTCTCGGGCTCTCCAAGGAGGCCCTGGAAACGGTCAAGGTCTACACCTCCAAGCAGTACCTCGTTACCGCGGACATGGACGAGGACGGCATCCGTCACGTGGCCAAGGACCTGCTCGCCAACGAACTGATCCAGCGCTACGAGTACAAGTCCTCCGCCGTCTGGGCCGATGAGCCCGGCTTCGAGGCAAAGGCCGCCCGGGTCACCGGCCAGGCGTCCGACGAGGTTGCGATCATCCCGCTCTCTACCATGAGCGACGATGAGCTGATGGATTTCTCCCGGGCCAACACCCTGGCCCTGTCTCTGCGCGAGTTGCATGACATCCGCGCCTACTATGCGGACCCTGCGGTGCGGGCCGAGCGCGAGGCCATGAGCCTGGCCGCCGATCCCACCGACGCCGAGATAGAGGTCCTGGCCCAGACCTGGTCCGAGCACTGCAAACACAAGATTTTTTCCGCCAGGATCAACTACGAGAACAGGGAGACCGGCAAGACCTCCGAGTTCTCCAGCCTGTACAAGACGTTCATTCAGGGCTCCACCAAGCAGATCCGCGAGCGCAACGCGGCCACCCGCGAGGGCGGCGACTACTGCCTCTCTGTCTTTAAGGACAACGCGGGCGTCATCTCCTTTTCCGACAAGATCAACGTCTGCGTGAAGATGGAGACCCACAACTCCCCGTCCGCCCTGGACCCGTACGGCGGAGCGCTGACCGGCATCGTGGGCGTCAACCGCGACCCCATGGGCACGGGCATCGGCGCCAACCTGCTCTGCAACACCGACGTGTTCTGCTTCGCCTCTCCCTTCCATGAGGGCGAGCTGCCGCCCCGGCTGCTGCATCCCAGGCGTGTGTTCGAGGGTGTACGCGAGGGCGTGGAGCACGGCGGCAACAAGTCCGGCATTCCCACGGTCAACGGCTCCATCGTCTTCGACGAGCGCTACCTGGGCAAACCCCTGGTCTACTGCGGCACCATCGGCACCATGCCGGTGGAGGTGGCGGGACGTCCTTCCCATGAGAAATGCGCCATGCCCGGCGACTGCATCGTCATGTCCGGCGGCCGCATCGGCGCGGACGGCATCCACGGCGCGACCTTCTCGTCCGAGGAACTGCACGAGGGCTCACCGGCCACTGCGGTTCAGATCGGCGACCCCATCACCCAGCGCAAGATGTACGATTTTCTGATGCGCGCCCGTGATCTCGGCCTGTACAACGCCATCACCGACAACGGCGCGGGCGGGCTCTCCTCGTCCGTGGGCGAGATGGCCGAGGACTCCGGCGGCTTCGAGATGGATCTGGCCAAGGCCCCGCTGAAGTACGACGGGCTCCGCCCCTGGGAGATTCTTATCTCCGAAGCCCAGGAGCGCATGACCATGGCCGTGCCGCCCGAGAAGCTGGACCGGTTCATGGCCCTGTCCGCCGAGATGGACGTGGAGTCCACCGTGCTCGGCAGCTTCAACGAGTCCGGCAAGTATCTGGTCAAGTACAACGACAAGATCGTCACCTGCCTGGACATGGAATTCCTGCACAACGGCGTGCCGCAGATGTCCCTGGACGCCGTCTGGGAGCGTCCGGCCATCAAGGACGAGCCCGTGCCCGAACCCGCCGACCAGGGCGGAGTGCTCAAGGCCATGCTCGGCAGGCTGAACATCTGCTCCAAGGAGTACGTGGTGCGCCAGTACGACCATGAGGTCCAGGGCCGCAGCGCGGTCAAGCCCATGGTCGGCGTCAAGGCCGACGGCCCGTCCGACGCTGGCGTGGTCCGGCCCGAGCTGGACAGTGACCAGGGACTGGTCATCTCCCACGGCATCTGCCCGCAGTTCTCCGACCTCGACACCTACTGGATGATGGCCAACGCCATCGACGAGGGCATCCGCAACGCCGTCGCCGTGGGCGCGGACGTCAGCTACATGGCGGGCTGCGACAACTTCTGCTGGTGCGACCCGGTCCAGTCCGAGTCCACCCCCGACGGCCACTACAAGCTGGCCCAGCTGGTGCGCGCCAACCAGGCACTGGCCCACTACTGCCTCGGCTTCGGTGTCCCGTGCGTTTCCGGCAAGGACTCCATGAAGAACGACTACAAGGGCGGCGGCCAGAAAATCTCCATTCCGCCCACCGTGCTCTTCTCGGTCATCGGCGTCATCCCGGACGTGAACAAGTGCCTGACCTCCGATTTCAAGCGGGAAGGCGACCGCATCTACATGCTCGGCCTGACCCGGCCCGAGTTCGGCGGCAGCGAGATCGGCGCGGAGCTGGGCTTCTCCAGTTCCCGTGTCCCGCAGGTGGATCTGATCTCGGCCAAGAAACGCTATGAGACCATGTTCGCGGCCACCCAGGCCGGGCTGGTCAACGCGGCTCATGACTGCTCCGACGGCGGTTTTGCCGTGGCCCTGGCCGAGATGTGCGTCGGCGGCCGCCTGGGCGCTGACGTGGACCTCGCGAAGCTGCCTGTGAACGGCGACCTGAACGTCACCGGCAAGCTCTACGCCGAGTCCGCCAGTCGGCTGCTTGTCTCCGTGCCGGAGGACAAGGCCGAGGCTTTCGAAGCCGCCTTTGCCGGGCAGACCTTCGCTTGCGTGGGCACGGTCTCTGACTCCGGCAAGCTGGCTGTCGCCAACGGCGGAGCTCCGGTGCTGGAAGAAGGCGTCGAGGCCCTGGCCACCGCCTTCAAGGAGACGCTCAACTGGTAAGATAGACACCCCCCGGTTTTATGATATCAACTGCTTTACCTTGCTGGAAAAACCTCCTATAGACATGACAGGGTAAGGTTAGAATCCTATTTGCTCTGTTGGTTGAGCAAGGCTTTTGGTACGGGGGGTATACATTGTTTGAAACAGTCTGGTTCAAAGGCTGCCCGATATGCATCGTGGCGGCCTTTTTTTTGGTCTTCGGCATGGCCTTGGCTGCTCATGCCGAGGAGAGTCGGTACGTCGGTTCCGATGCATGTGCCGAATGTCATGAGCAGGAGTACAAGAACTACAAGCAGTATTCGAAAAAGGCGCATTCCGGCCGTTCCGTCAAGCATATGGCGGGCGATCTGACACCGGAAGAGCTGAAGGAATGCTTCGAATGTCATGTGACCGGGTACGGCAAGCCTGGCGGTTTCGTCAGCTTCGAGGAGACGCCTGAGCTCGCTGACGCCGGCTGCGAGAGTTGTCATGGCCCCGGCTACGCCCATGTGGAGTCCGGCGGCGACAGCGATTTGATAAAGGGTAAGCTGGTCCTGGAAGACTGCTCGCATTGCCACAATGCCGAGCGGGTCGAGGCGTTTGACTTCAAGCCGCTGATTTTCGGCGGCGCGCACTAGGGGAGATTCATGAAATTCATCAATCAATCCCTTGGCGTCAAAGTCATACTCCTGTCCTCGCTGATGACCATTCTGGCATTCACGGGGCTCTTCATCTACAATTCCTATTCCACTTACGATCATTACCTTTCGGAGGTAAAGCAGGCCGCTTCCAGGGAGGCCGACCTGCTGTATATCGCCATTGAGGACCCCATGTCGGTGGGGGACAACGACGGCACCATCATCAAGTTTCTCCAGTTGGCCGAGCGGTATCCCGACACGCGGGCCTATCTGACCGACTGGAAGGGTGAGGTCACCTATTCAACCGATGACGAGGCCACTCGAAAGTCCATTTACGACCTGCGCAAGGAAGACGGCATCTCCGGGATGGTCAAGCAGGGACTGGATGAGGCCATCGGGGATGGGACTTTGCTGGAAATCGACGGCAAGCTCCAGTTCCTGGAGGTCAAGCCCATCCCCAACAACCCGTTTTGCTACCACTGTCACGGCAGGAGTCGCAAAATCCTGGGCACCATGGTCATGACCGTGGATGTGAGTAAGCAGTTCGCCGCCCTCAAGCAGAGCCAGATCCGCTCAGCGGGAATTTCCGTCGTCGGGGTAGTGGCCCTGCTGTCGGTCCTCATCCTGTTCATGCGCAAGTCCGTGGTCAACCGGATCACGGATATCGCCGCCACCACCGAAGAGGTCTCCAAAGGGAACCTGGACGCGCGCTTCACTGTCAAGGGACAGGACGAGATCGCGTCCCTGGCCCAGTACCTCGGCGAGATGGTCGCGCAGATCAAGGATCAGCTCCAATACAACAAGTCGGTGCTTGAAGGCATCGTGGTGCCCCTGTTCGTTACCGACGGAGAGGAGCGTCTCCAGTACGTCAACCCGCCTCTGCGGGAGATTCTCGGCATGTCCGAGCAGGAGGCCATGGGCAGAATCGTCTCCGAGGTCTTCGTCTGTGGAGAAGGGGACGACAGCTGCGACGCGGCACAGGTCATATCACGGGGAACGGCCCTGTCCGGCCATTTCCACTATGTCCGTTCCGACGGCGTGTCCTTTCCGCTTCATTTCGAGGCATCGCCTCTGCTTGACGCGGAGGGCACCGCAGTCGGAGCCATCTGCGTATTGATCGACCTCACCCGCGAGGAGGAGGATCGAAAGAATATCGAGGCCCAGCGCCAGAATCTGCTCGTGGTGGCCAATGAGGTCACGGACGTCGCCAATCGCCTCAACGAGGCGTCCGACATCCTGTCCGAGCAGATGAGCGCCTTGGCCAATGGTGTGGATACTTCCGCGGCACAGACCGGTCAGGTGGCCACGGCCATGGAGGAGATGAACGCCACGGTGCTCGAGGTCGCCAGGAACGCGTCCGAGACATCCGAGGCATCCACTCGGGCCAACAAGGTCGCAGCCGAAGGCGGCGTGGTAGTCAGTAATACTGTCAGTGAGATCAACGCTGTGGCCGAGATCACCGAGACCCTGGCCGATGCGCTCGGCTCCCTCTCGGATCGAGCCGAGAATATCGGCAAGGTCATGGCGGTCATCAACGATATTGCGGACCAGACCAATCTGCTCGCCCTGAACGCGGCCATCGAGGCCGCCCGGGCAGGAGAGGCCGGGCGAGGGTTCGCCGTGGTGGCCGACGAGGTGCGCAAGCTGGCAGAAAAGACCATGGTCGCCACCAAGGAAGTGGAAGGGGCCATCTCCCTTATCCAGCAGTCCACAGGCGATGTGGTACGCGAGATGGATACGGCCCGGGAGCGCGTGCTCAACACTTCCGGCATGGCCAAGGAGGCCGGTTCGGTGCTCGACGAGATAGTGACCCATTCCAACGTCATGGCCGACATGGTCCGGGGCATCGCAACGGCGGCGGAGCAGCAGTCCTCCACCTCGGATGAGATCAATACGTCGGTTACGCAGATCAATAGCCTCTCCCAGGAGGTGCTCTCGGGCATCCGCGAGTCCAATCGGGGGATTCAGGAAGTCTCGGAGATGGCGTCCAACCTCAGCGAGTTGGTAGCCAAATTCCGTGAGTAGCGGATGATCAAATCGGTATGAAAACATGGCGGTCCGGCTTTGCGCCGGGCCGCTTTTCCACAATTCCCCTATGCTCCTTCCATGAAAAAATCGGGGATTGCCCATGGTTTCAGGCAGTAGGAGCTGATTTTCCTACTGCCCACAAAGGGTATTTGCGCCGAATGGAATTCTGGGGTAGGTGAGAAAATCTTTTGACGAGATTCATGCTCTTGACACGCATACTATAATACAATAGTAATTATTTCTACAAAGCGAATGGAGGTGGCCTATGGCTTCCGATGAAGGATTCCGACTTTCCAAACAGCGGAAAGTGATTTTGGAAGAATTGAGAAAGGTTAAGACGCACCCCACTGCCGACGAGGTGTATGACATGGTGCGCAAGATCATACCCCGCATCAGTCTTGGGACTGTGTATCGCAACCTTGAATTTCTGAGTAACCGGGGCTTGGTTCTCAAACTCGGTGCGCCTGGCGCACAGAAGCGGTTTGACGGGACTCCCGAGCCGCATCCGCACATCCGGTGTGCCGTATGCACCCGTGTGGTCGATGTGGAGTGCAATATTTCCATCCCGGACATTCCGGAGGAGTGTACTTCCGGGTACAAGATCCTCAGCACCAATGTGGAGTTCGTGGGTGTGTGTCCCCAGTGCCAGGAGTCGCAGCAGTAAATCTGCCTAGACGCAATCGAACAAGCGAAAACGGCGGGGCCGGCAGCGAAAGCTGTCCGGCCCCGCCGTTTTGTTTTGGTGATTGCGATACCGGCAGTGATCGCCGATTGACTTCTCTGCGTATCGGCCGGGACTCGATCTATTTATGACGCAGTCTTGGCGAACCTTTCATCATGCAGGCTGCCACTGTGCTGCCTGATGACATGGTTTTGCCGAGCCTGGCTATAGTTGCTGCAGCCGTCAGAACACCGTTTACCTCTCTTTTTTGAACCTTCAATGTGGAGGTGTGTCATTTTCGGGTTTTTCATCGGTTATGGGCGTCAGGTATGTAATTTCCTTTTTTTTCTTTTCGCGCACTTGACAAGCCCTGATTTCACAATTAGTAATAGTTCTCAAGTTGGAAGTAAAACTTTCTTTTTATTTGAATAGTCATTGGTTATTTCTACTATTGATAATGCCATTATCAAGACAATTTCCCGCTGGGGATGGATTTTCGTCCACGATGTGTTAGATAAGAGCTTAGCGTAGAAATCGGATAACCCAATTAAGATATGTCTCAGGAGGAATGATGTCGCTCAAAGGAACCCAGACCGAAAAAAATATCATGATCGCCTTTGCCGGTGAATCTCAGGCCCGTAACCGCTACACCTACTTCGCCAGCGCGGCCAAGAAGGAAGGTTACGTACAGATTTCCAAAATTTTCGAAGAGACCGCAGGTCATGAAAAGGAACATGCCAAGCGGCTGTTCAAATTCCTCGAGGGCGGCGACGCCGAGGTCATGGCCTCCTATCCTGCGGGCGTGATCGGCACGACCCTCGAGAACCTCAAGGCCGCGGCTGCGGGTGAAAACGAGGAGTACAGCCACATGTACCCCGAGTTCGCCAAGATCGCCCGCGAGGAGGGCTTCCCCGAGATCGCCGCCGTCATGGAGAATATCGCCGTGGCCGAGAAGTACCACGAGGAGCGTTACCTCTCCCTGGCCAAGAACATCACGGACGACAGGGTGTTCGTCAAGGATGCGGAAATCGTCTGGCGCTGCCAGAACTGCGGCTTCAATCACAAGGGCACCACAGCCCCTGTGAAGTGCCCGGCCTGCGATCATCCCCAGGCCCATTTCGAGATCAAAGACACCAACTGGTAAACAACAAACTTTTAAGGAGTTTTATCAATGGCTATCAAACTGGGCGAAGTGTACAAGTGTGAAGTGTGCGGCAACATGGTCATCGCCATCCACGAAGGCGGCGGCGACCTGGTCTGCTGCGGCCAGGACATGACCCTGCTGGTCGAGAACACCGTTGACGCAGCCAAGGAAAAACACGTTCCCGTGGTGGAAAAGGACGGCGACACTCTCAAGGTCAAGGTCGGTTCCGTGCCCCATCCCATGGAAGAGAAGCACTACATCGAATGGATCGAGTGCATGGTCGGCGATGTCTGCCTGACCAAGATGCTCAAGCCTGGCGATGCCCCCGAGGCAGAGTTCTGCATCCGCGGCCTGTCCGGCGATATCCAGGTCCGCGAATACTGCAACCTGCACGGACTCTGGAAGGCCTAGCCTCATTGTGAAGAAAATCGGCGGGGGCGGGCGCTGGCCCGTCCTCGTTTTTTTTGAAAGAATTTCATGAGCTGACCGGAATGCCCGGAAGGCCAAGGAGGTTTCATGGCCCGCCCCGAAGACATGTACCAATGCCAGACGGTCAATTGCGGCTACATCTACAATCCCGACAAGGGCGATCGCAAGGGCAAGATCAAGAAGGGCGTGTTGTTCCAGGACCTGCCTGACGATTGGCGCTGCCCCATCTGCGGCGGCACCAAGAAATGTTTCCGCCCCCTCGCGGGCGAAGGTTCCACCAAGTCCGATTGTGAACTTCCGGTGGAAACGGATGCGGACAAGTTGACAGCGGCAGCCTCTGCTGCAAAAGTTACCGACCAAAAGGAGAGAGACCCCATGCAGAAATACGTTTGCGACATTTGCGGCTATGTTTACGACCCCGAAGTGGGTGATCCCGACAACGACATCGCTCCCGGCACCAGCTTTGACGATCTGCCGGACGATTGGACCTGTCCCATCTGTGGCGCTGACAAGGACAGCTTCTCCCCTGAAGCCTAAGCGCCCCAACGTTGACTGAGTGGACCGGCCCATTGCCGGTCGAGGCCGGGGAGAGATCCCCCGTTGGATATCGTTTCCATCGGACGTCCGCAGTGCGGTCCGAGAACAAGGATTGAAACGGAGGCGTGGCCGAAATGACCGCGCCTTTTTTTGAAATGGCGGTTGATTAGCCGTCCAATGTGGAGAATAGAATGAAACCCGTCGAGATTAAGAAAGATGTCTTTTGGATTGGCGCCGTTGATTGGAATCGGCGCAATTTCCACGGCTATTCCCTGTCGCATAAGGGAACCACCTACAACAACTTTTTGATCAAGGATGAGAAAGTCACCCTGATCGACACCGTGTCCGAAGAGTTCTGGGGCACCCTCCAGTGCAACATCGCCCAGGTCCTGGGCAAGGACGCCAAGATCGACTACTTCGTCATCAACCACCTGGAGCCCGATCATGCGGGTTGCCTGGCAAAGGCCGTTGAGAAATACCAGCCCGAGAAGATCTACACCTCTCCCATGGGCCAGAAGGCCATGATGGCTCACTTCCACTATGAGAACTGGCCGGTCGAGGTCGTGCCCACCGGCACCGAGATCTCCCTCGGCGCCCGCACCCTTCACTTCATTGAAGCGCGCATGCTGCACTGGCCCGACTCCATGCTGACCTACTGCCCCGAGGACAAGATCCTCTACACCAACGACGCTTTCGGCCAGAACTGGGCCACCAGCGAGCGTTTCGCCGACGAGGTGGACCGCTATCCCCTGGAACAGCGCATGCAGGAGTACTACGCCAACATCGTGCTTCCCTACTCCCCTGTGGTCGAGAAACTGCTCTGCTCCCTGGGCGACATGGGCCTGGATATCGACATGATCTGCCCGGACCACGGCCTGCTCTTCCGCGGAAAGGAAGACTGCCAGTGGGTCGTCGACAAATACTGCGAGTACGCCGCACAGAAGCCCAAGAACAAGGCTGTCATCTTCTATGACACCATGTGGCACTCCACCGAGAAAATGGCCGAGGCCGTGGCTACCGGCCTGGCGGACGAGGGCGTCTCCGTGCGCATCATGTCCCTGAAGGCCAACCACCACTCCGACGTCATGTCCGAAGTGGTTGACGCGGCCGCCGTGATCGCGGGTTCGCCCACGCACAACAACGGCATCCTGCCGCTGGTCTCCAACATGCTCACCTACATGAAGGGCCTCCGTCCGCAGAACAAGATCGGCTCTGCCATCGGTTCCTTCGGCTGGTCCGGCGAGTGCGTCAAGATCCTTTCCACGGCTCTGTCCGACATGGGCATGGAGATGATCGACCCAGTCAAGGTCAAGCACGTTCCCACCCATGACACCATGCAGCAGTGCTACGAGCAGGGCAAGGCCATCGCCGCCGCCATCAAGGCGAAGATCGGCTAGTCCCGAGTCGTCAGTCCGAATTCGGCCCGGTCCCTTTCTGGGGGCCGGGCCTTTTTTTATGCTGGAGATTCCGGTTCCGCCCGGCCTGAACTGGGGTGCGGCCCTGTCGGGAAGGGCGTCATATGTCAATGCTCCCTGGTATGGGGCAAAGGCTCCCATCATTGTCAGCTGTGCGGCAAAGTGGTAATGAATTCTACATGAAACAGCCTTTGGAGATAGGGATGTCAAGTGTCACGGTGCTTCGAAAGAGGAGCCTGCGTTGGTTGAGTGGCCGAAGACGGCCCATGCCCGGTCGCGGTAGTCTCTTCTACTGGGCGGCCTGCATGGTGATCCTGCTCTGGACTATTCTTGCCTCCCCGGGCCTTGCCGCGTCGGCAGCCGCCCCGGCCAATCCTCAGGCTGAGCCAACCATGGTCTTCACTTCCTTCCCCTGCCAGGGGATGGGGGTCCTGTTTGAGCGGATTCTACGCGAAGCCTACGGTGAGCTGGGGTATTCAGTCGTGATACGGCGGGTGCCCGCAGAGCGCGCCCTGGTCATGGCCAATGCAGGGCTGGTGGACGGCGAGGCCGCCCGCGTTCCCGTCATTGAGCTGCGGAATCCCGATCTGATCAAGGTCCCCACGCCTCTTTACGTCAACCGGGTGGCTGCATTCACTCGCGGAAAGGATATCGACCTCGAAGCCGGGTGGGACTCACTGCGTCAGTACCGCATCGGCTGCCTGCTCGGATACAAGTATATCAACAAGCAGACCCAGGGTATGGAACGTGTTATGGTTCCTTCGTATGAGCAGTTGTTCGCCCTTCTCAGGAAGGGGCGGGTGGATATCGTGGTGGCGGAGTATCTGGACGCCATGTCGAATATCCTGAAGGAGGACGATTTTCAGGTCCTTCAGCCATTCCTGGCCGAGAATCCCATGTATCACTATCTGAACAAGAAGAATGCGGCCCTTGTGCCCAAAGTCGACGCCGTGCTACGCCGTATGCTTGCGGACGGTCGGATGGATGCCATCCTCAGGGATGTTGAGGTATCGTTGGGCTGCCCCGATCTCGACTGTCCCGTCAATCACTGAGGATTTCCTTGACCCGGCCGACCTGGCCGTCCTCCAGACGGACCTTGATGCCGTGGGGATGGGTCGGCGACTTGGTCAGCAGGCGCGCGATCACCCCTTCTGTCAGTCTGCCGGTTCGCTGGTCCTTTTTCAGGACTATGTTCACCCGCATGCCGGGCTTGAGGTTCTTTCTGATCGTCCCTTCCATGGGATGCTCCTCGGGCCATGGGCGCAACACAAGACCGGGGTGTCGGCCCCGCCTTTCCCCATGGGGGCTTGCTTAGCGCCAGGCGCCTTTCTTGTAGCTGAAGATGTGCCGGTTCGGGATGATGGCCACAGGGATGAACTCGGCCTTACGGCAGGCCGCCGGGCTATCGGCAATGGCCTCGAACACCTTCTCCTTGTAGGAGAGGACCGCCACGTAGGGGATGGTCTTGGACTTGGAGCGGCGCACCTTGCAGATGAGCGAGTTGCGGTCGATGGCGTGGTACCGCGCGCGGTAAGTGCCGTCGGGCAACTGGACGATCTGCATCCGGCTCTTGGAGAGGCGGTGGTTGCGATTAAGGGCCGAGACCTTGGTTTTGGCGAAGTTGGTGAAGTCGGCGTGTTTGCTGGCCAGGTCCTCGTCAAGGTAGACGGGCAGGTTCTTGGCGGAGACCGGCGTGTTCGCGTTGCCGGGCGCTGCCACGGCCACGTCAACGGCCTTTTGCTCAGGTTCCTGCGCCAAGGCGTCGGAAACGAAAAAAGGCCCGCTCAGGAGCGCGGCAAAAACGACAAAGATGACAAAATGTTTCATTGGACGGGTTCCTCTGACCAGAGCAGTCGGCTGGGCGGCAGTGCCGCCCAGCCGTTTTTTTTATAGCGCTACTTGGTCAGGATTTCAACCCTGCGGTTCAGCTTGCGGCCTTCCTTGGTGGCGTTGTCGTACTTGGGGCTCAACTCGCCGTAACCCTTGGCATTCAAGCGATCGGCGGAGATGCCGTTCTTGACGAGCCAGGTCTTGACGGAGTTGGCGCGGCGTTCGGACAGGCCCTGGTTGTAGGCCTCGGGACCGGTGGAGTCGGTGTGACCGGCGACCTCGAAGGTGGCCTTGGCGTCTTCGTCCAGAATGGCCTTGGCTTCCTCGAGCACGGGGATCATCTCATCGGTGATGGCGTACTTGTCAAAGCCGAAGTGCAGGCTGAAGGTGATGGTTTCCTTGGCCATGGGAACGACCGGGGCCGGAGCCGGAGCCGGGGCGTCCGCCACTTCTTCGTAGAACACGTCCTTGGCGTACTGATCCATGGCGCCGGCGGCCATCAGGGAGGCGTAGTCGGCGGGCACGGTGCAGGAGGACAGGGCGCGGATTTCGTCGATGATCATCTGGCCGCGCGGGGTGTCCGCGTAGCTGACCACGTGAATGCAGAGCTTGTCGCCGTACTTGGAGTACAGGGCCTGGGCCTGGGCGATGGGATCGGCGCCGAGGTTGGAATTACCGTCGGTGAAGATGATCAGCGCGGTCTTGCCGGAGAGGCCGGCGATGACCGGGTCGAGGTCCATCAGGCCGTTACCCAGGGTGGTGCGGCGGTTGAAGATGGCGAATTCGGTGCCGACGGAGTCGATGCCGGAGGCCATGGCGGCCTTGTTGTAGGCGCCGGGCTGAACCTTTGCCTCAAAGGGGGCGAACAGGAACATGCCCGAGGTGTAGTCCAGGTCGGGAATGGCCTTGTTCATGGATTGAAGGGTTTCGACGGCCAGGTCGATTTTCTTTTTGCCAAGGCTCTTATGGTGCATGGCCATGGAACCGGACTGGTCGAGGAAGAGGATGAAATTGTCCGCCTTTTTGATCATT encodes the following:
- a CDS encoding AIR synthase-related protein, which codes for MLCRVIVGLKENVRDVVGEKVARKIKSELGMDVRGVRIVNVFTLEGLEQEQVDLALERAALHDPVLHEASLAPLARDFDWILEVGFRPGVTDNEGRTAKETLGVVLGLSKEALETVKVYTSKQYLVTADMDEDGIRHVAKDLLANELIQRYEYKSSAVWADEPGFEAKAARVTGQASDEVAIIPLSTMSDDELMDFSRANTLALSLRELHDIRAYYADPAVRAEREAMSLAADPTDAEIEVLAQTWSEHCKHKIFSARINYENRETGKTSEFSSLYKTFIQGSTKQIRERNAATREGGDYCLSVFKDNAGVISFSDKINVCVKMETHNSPSALDPYGGALTGIVGVNRDPMGTGIGANLLCNTDVFCFASPFHEGELPPRLLHPRRVFEGVREGVEHGGNKSGIPTVNGSIVFDERYLGKPLVYCGTIGTMPVEVAGRPSHEKCAMPGDCIVMSGGRIGADGIHGATFSSEELHEGSPATAVQIGDPITQRKMYDFLMRARDLGLYNAITDNGAGGLSSSVGEMAEDSGGFEMDLAKAPLKYDGLRPWEILISEAQERMTMAVPPEKLDRFMALSAEMDVESTVLGSFNESGKYLVKYNDKIVTCLDMEFLHNGVPQMSLDAVWERPAIKDEPVPEPADQGGVLKAMLGRLNICSKEYVVRQYDHEVQGRSAVKPMVGVKADGPSDAGVVRPELDSDQGLVISHGICPQFSDLDTYWMMANAIDEGIRNAVAVGADVSYMAGCDNFCWCDPVQSESTPDGHYKLAQLVRANQALAHYCLGFGVPCVSGKDSMKNDYKGGGQKISIPPTVLFSVIGVIPDVNKCLTSDFKREGDRIYMLGLTRPEFGGSEIGAELGFSSSRVPQVDLISAKKRYETMFAATQAGLVNAAHDCSDGGFAVALAEMCVGGRLGADVDLAKLPVNGDLNVTGKLYAESASRLLVSVPEDKAEAFEAAFAGQTFACVGTVSDSGKLAVANGGAPVLEEGVEALATAFKETLNW
- a CDS encoding cytochrome c family protein; protein product: MALAAHAEESRYVGSDACAECHEQEYKNYKQYSKKAHSGRSVKHMAGDLTPEELKECFECHVTGYGKPGGFVSFEETPELADAGCESCHGPGYAHVESGGDSDLIKGKLVLEDCSHCHNAERVEAFDFKPLIFGGAH
- a CDS encoding methyl-accepting chemotaxis protein, whose product is MKFINQSLGVKVILLSSLMTILAFTGLFIYNSYSTYDHYLSEVKQAASREADLLYIAIEDPMSVGDNDGTIIKFLQLAERYPDTRAYLTDWKGEVTYSTDDEATRKSIYDLRKEDGISGMVKQGLDEAIGDGTLLEIDGKLQFLEVKPIPNNPFCYHCHGRSRKILGTMVMTVDVSKQFAALKQSQIRSAGISVVGVVALLSVLILFMRKSVVNRITDIAATTEEVSKGNLDARFTVKGQDEIASLAQYLGEMVAQIKDQLQYNKSVLEGIVVPLFVTDGEERLQYVNPPLREILGMSEQEAMGRIVSEVFVCGEGDDSCDAAQVISRGTALSGHFHYVRSDGVSFPLHFEASPLLDAEGTAVGAICVLIDLTREEEDRKNIEAQRQNLLVVANEVTDVANRLNEASDILSEQMSALANGVDTSAAQTGQVATAMEEMNATVLEVARNASETSEASTRANKVAAEGGVVVSNTVSEINAVAEITETLADALGSLSDRAENIGKVMAVINDIADQTNLLALNAAIEAARAGEAGRGFAVVADEVRKLAEKTMVATKEVEGAISLIQQSTGDVVREMDTARERVLNTSGMAKEAGSVLDEIVTHSNVMADMVRGIATAAEQQSSTSDEINTSVTQINSLSQEVLSGIRESNRGIQEVSEMASNLSELVAKFRE
- a CDS encoding Fur family transcriptional regulator, whose amino-acid sequence is MASDEGFRLSKQRKVILEELRKVKTHPTADEVYDMVRKIIPRISLGTVYRNLEFLSNRGLVLKLGAPGAQKRFDGTPEPHPHIRCAVCTRVVDVECNISIPDIPEECTSGYKILSTNVEFVGVCPQCQESQQ
- the rbr gene encoding rubrerythrin is translated as MMSLKGTQTEKNIMIAFAGESQARNRYTYFASAAKKEGYVQISKIFEETAGHEKEHAKRLFKFLEGGDAEVMASYPAGVIGTTLENLKAAAAGENEEYSHMYPEFAKIAREEGFPEIAAVMENIAVAEKYHEERYLSLAKNITDDRVFVKDAEIVWRCQNCGFNHKGTTAPVKCPACDHPQAHFEIKDTNW
- a CDS encoding desulfoferrodoxin, which produces MAIKLGEVYKCEVCGNMVIAIHEGGGDLVCCGQDMTLLVENTVDAAKEKHVPVVEKDGDTLKVKVGSVPHPMEEKHYIEWIECMVGDVCLTKMLKPGDAPEAEFCIRGLSGDIQVREYCNLHGLWKA
- the rd gene encoding rubredoxin — its product is MQKYVCDICGYVYDPEVGDPDNDIAPGTSFDDLPDDWTCPICGADKDSFSPEA
- a CDS encoding FprA family A-type flavoprotein is translated as MKPVEIKKDVFWIGAVDWNRRNFHGYSLSHKGTTYNNFLIKDEKVTLIDTVSEEFWGTLQCNIAQVLGKDAKIDYFVINHLEPDHAGCLAKAVEKYQPEKIYTSPMGQKAMMAHFHYENWPVEVVPTGTEISLGARTLHFIEARMLHWPDSMLTYCPEDKILYTNDAFGQNWATSERFADEVDRYPLEQRMQEYYANIVLPYSPVVEKLLCSLGDMGLDIDMICPDHGLLFRGKEDCQWVVDKYCEYAAQKPKNKAVIFYDTMWHSTEKMAEAVATGLADEGVSVRIMSLKANHHSDVMSEVVDAAAVIAGSPTHNNGILPLVSNMLTYMKGLRPQNKIGSAIGSFGWSGECVKILSTALSDMGMEMIDPVKVKHVPTHDTMQQCYEQGKAIAAAIKAKIG